TACCCACGTTGGGTAGCTCAGATCATCCTTTGTTACGCCAACTCTACTGGCGGGACTTTTTCACTCAGATTGCTTTTCATTTTCCAAAAGTATTCGGAAACGCTTTTCAATCCAGCTACAACGATCTCCCCTGGTCTACTAACGAGCAACGTTTTGCAGCTTGGTGTGAGGGTCGGACGGGCTTCCCCATTGTCGATGCCGGTATGCGTGAACTGAACAACACTGGCTATATGCACAATCGGGCTCGAATGATCGTAGCGTCTTTTCTGACCAAGGATCTGCACATCGATTGGCGTTGGGGGGAACGTTACTTTGCTCAGCGCCTGGTAGATTATGACCCATGTGTCAACAATGGTAGCTGGCAGTGGGCTGCCTCTACTGGATGCGATGCTCAACCTTACTTCCGGATCTTCAATCCCTGGCTGCAGCAGAAGAGATTTGATGTCCAGTGTGAATACATTCATCGCTGGATTCCTGAGCTGCGAGGCATTTCTCCAACCCGACTCCATCGTTGGGATAAAGAAGCTGATACCTTGGGAATTCAAGATTATCCTGCTCCGATGGTGGAGCATAGCCAGGTCAGCCAGCAGGCCAAGGAACTTTTTGCGCAACATGCCCGGAGATAGTGTTGCCCACAGCAACAATTCCAACCACTACTCGAATCGGCTATTCTATTGCAGAGACAGGCATCAATGCTGTTGAGACACTACTACGCCTCTACTTGCTGATCTTCTATACAGATGCGGTTGGGCTAGCGCCGGGTTTGGCTGGGTTGGCGGTTGCGCTGGGCCTTTGTTGGGATGCGGTGACTGATCCTCTAATGGGCTACCTCTCTGACCGCTGGTACAGTCATTTGGGAGGCAGGCGTCCTTTTTTACTGCTGGGTGGCTTGCTTCTCGCCATCAGTGTCTATCTTCTCTTTTCCCCACCATCGCTAGAAACTACGACAGCAAAGTTCGCTTATCTGCTAGCAGGGTTTCTCTTTCTCAACACGGCGATGACGATTCTGTCTGTGCCTCACATGGCAATGGCGACAGAGATGACTGTGGAACCAGATGAACGTTCCACCCTGTTTGCAATTCGTTTTGCTTGTGGAAACATTGGGGCAATCCTTGGTGCTGGATTACCAGGATTTTTTGCAAGTGGTGAGAGTTTAGAGCCAACTGATCAACAGCTTGCCATGAATGAAATGAGCATTTGGCTTGCCGTGATTGTGTGCGGTACTGCAGGTTGTGCCTGGGTAGCTACAGCCAAGCAACCGATGCATCGTGTAGCCACTCACGTTGAATTGAAGCAGAGTCTGATTCAGTTATGGCGTAACCCAACTTTCCGACCGTTATTGTTGGCCTATATCGTGGCTACCTTTGGGGTGGCCATCAATGGTGCCCTGGCACTTTACTATTACCGCTATCGGTTGTTGTTGGAAGAGCATGAAGTTCAGCTCATTCTAGTAGTCTTCATGCTGGTACTGACCCTCTCTTTAGTAGGTTGGGTGCTACTTTCCAGAAAGCTGGGAAAACTACGACCCCTCCTGCTAGGAGTCTCACTGCTGGGCTTTTTCAGCTGTGTGACCTATCCTTTCTTTCCACCAGGTAATCTCTGGGTACCTTTGTTGGTGGGAGGTGTGCTGTTGGGTAGCTGTGTGGGATCAGTGGTATTGCTAGACTCCTTGCTGACAGATGTGATTGACTATGACCAGGTCCGTACCGGTGTACTCCGATCAGGAGTCTACTTTGGAGTGTGGCGACTAGGCGCCAAAACTGCACGTGCCCTCGCTGTCGCAGGCGCTGGTTTGTTGTTGGAAGTAATTGGGTTTGTGCCCAACACCGTACAGTCGGCAGAAGTGTCGGAAGCACTGGCTTGGCTATTTGGTCCGGGAGTTGGGGTGTTTCTCGTATTGGCAGCCTTGCTGCTGTGGCCATATCGTTTTGATGACGCTAAACAACGTCAGGTTCGGCGGATTTTGCAACGCAAAGAGCTACTTGCAGCAAAAGTGTCGCAGGTGTAGATTGTTCCAAATTGATCAAATTCTGCTAACTCACTACCATCTCTGATTGCAACAAATCAGTTCCTTTCTCAACGCATTGAGCAAACTCACATGTCTTGGAAACGTTGGTTTCTAACTGGATGTCTTGGACTTCTTGCAGGGTTTACAAACGCACAGACGGATCGCCCCAGCGCCCTGTTGACCCTGCACAGCAATCACCCCGTCCCTAGTTTGCAGGAACAGACTTGGCTGTTAGAACTACAGCGCCTGCTGCAGAGCCGCTATTATCTCTGGGTCGCGGCAGA
This region of SAR324 cluster bacterium genomic DNA includes:
- a CDS encoding MFS transporter — its product is MPTATIPTTTRIGYSIAETGINAVETLLRLYLLIFYTDAVGLAPGLAGLAVALGLCWDAVTDPLMGYLSDRWYSHLGGRRPFLLLGGLLLAISVYLLFSPPSLETTTAKFAYLLAGFLFLNTAMTILSVPHMAMATEMTVEPDERSTLFAIRFACGNIGAILGAGLPGFFASGESLEPTDQQLAMNEMSIWLAVIVCGTAGCAWVATAKQPMHRVATHVELKQSLIQLWRNPTFRPLLLAYIVATFGVAINGALALYYYRYRLLLEEHEVQLILVVFMLVLTLSLVGWVLLSRKLGKLRPLLLGVSLLGFFSCVTYPFFPPGNLWVPLLVGGVLLGSCVGSVVLLDSLLTDVIDYDQVRTGVLRSGVYFGVWRLGAKTARALAVAGAGLLLEVIGFVPNTVQSAEVSEALAWLFGPGVGVFLVLAALLLWPYRFDDAKQRQVRRILQRKELLAAKVSQV